One genomic region from Branchiostoma lanceolatum isolate klBraLanc5 chromosome 7, klBraLanc5.hap2, whole genome shotgun sequence encodes:
- the LOC136438974 gene encoding E3 ubiquitin-protein ligase RNF166-like, whose amino-acid sequence MATGGEPTIDALTCSICLEIFLKPVMTSCGHTFCSSCIAPCLQLASPNCPLCREVFDPHKAKKNSAIDKQVNNTKGSCKGCGKKMSLAKMRSHNTSCSKLTKTMPKFSPVAPTSQPIPSNVPNRSTFMCPYCGLKNLDCSALVRHCNDAHRDDNKQVVCPICSCMPWGDPSFKSANFIGHLNVRHKFEYDTYVDFEADDDSMLEEAIRRSLSE is encoded by the exons ATGGCCACCGGCGGGGAACCGACTATAGATGCTCTGACTTGCTCCATCTGCCTCGAGATCTTTCTAAAGCCTGTTATGACGTCGTGTGGCCACAC GTTTTGTTCGTCCTGTATCGCGCCCTGTCTGCAGCTAGCCTCCCCAAACTGCCCCCTGTGCAGGGAGGTGTTCGACCCGCATAAGGCCAAGAAGAACTCCGCCATCGACAAGCAGGTCAACAACACCAAGGGAAGCTGTAAGGGCTGTGGCAAAAAG ATGTCCTTGGCCAAGATGCGTTCCCACAATACCTCCTGTTCCAAGCTGACCAAGACCATGCCCAAGTTCTCCCCAGTGGCACCCACTTCTCAGCCCATTCCAAG CAATGTGCCTAACCGCTCCACGTTCATGTGCCCGTACTGCGGACTGAAGAATCTGGACTGTTCCGCTCTGGTCAGGCACTGCAACGACGCCCACCGGGACGACAATAAACAAGTG gtGTGCCCTATATGCTCCTGCATGCCATGGGGAGACCCCAGCTTCAAGAGTGCTAACTTTATCGGTCACCTGAATGTCCGGCACAAGTTTGAATATGACACATATGTG GATTTTGAAGCAGATGATGATTCTATGTTGGAGGAGGCTATCAGAAGATCTCTGTCTGAATAG